One genomic region from Eriocheir sinensis breed Jianghai 21 unplaced genomic scaffold, ASM2467909v1 Scaffold773, whole genome shotgun sequence encodes:
- the LOC126994318 gene encoding actin-related protein 2/3 complex subunit 1A-B-like produces MTEVFQFGLVPITCHAWNKDRSCVALSLNNNEVNIYVRAGSEWRLQETLQGHDLRVTGIDWAPNTNRIVTCGADRNAYVWTCGSDGKWSPTLVLLRINRAATCVKWSPNENKFAVGSGARLISVCYFEQENNWWVSKHIKKPIRSTITTLDWHPNNILLAAGAADFKVRIFSAWIKDIEPKPTPTPWGAKMPLGQMMTEFSNSTGGGGWVHSVSFSGDGNRVCWVGHDSSLTVADAGKEMAKTQLKTEYLPFTAVTWVSLNSLVAVGHGCCPMLYSVDDMGKLTFVTKLDVAQKKESGSLSAMKKFQSLDRTARSDQSDTTLATIHQNTITGVAIYSGDKANCSSISTCGADSQLVIWNFKLLEQSVADLRLT; encoded by the exons ATGACGGAGGTGTTCCAATTTGGTCTTGTCCCCATCACCTGCCATGCCTGGAATAAGGATCGCTCCT gTGTGGCACTGAGCCTCAACAACAATGAGGTCAACATCTATGTGCGCGCTGGGTCAGAGTGGCGGCTGCAGGAAACTCTTCAAGGCCATGACCTGCGTGTTACCGGCATTGACTGGGCTCCCAACACCAACCGCATTGTGACCTGTGGGGCT GACCGGAATGCATATGTGTGGACCTGTGGGTCGGATGGGAAGTGGAGCCCAACCTTGGTGCTGCTCCGTATCAACCGAGCTGCCACCTGCGTCAAGTGGTCCCCCAACG AGAACAAGTTTGCTGTGGGGTCTGGCGCTCGTCTCATCTCAGTGTGTTACTTTGAGCAGGAGAACAACTGGTGGGTGTCAAAGCACATCAAGAAGCCCAtccgctccaccatcaccaccctcgacTGGCACCCCAACAATATCCTGCTGGCTGCCGGGGCCGCTGACTTCAAG GTGCGTATCTTCTCTGCCTGGATCAAGGACATTGAGCCCAAGCCAACACCAACCCCCTGGGGTGCCAAGATGCCTCTCGGCCAGATGATGACGGAGTTCTCCAACTCTACTGGTGGAG GTGGATGGGTGCACAGTGTCAGCTTCTCGGGTGACGGGAATCGAGTGTGCTGGGTGGGCCATGACTCCAGCCTGACCGTGGCCGACGCAGGGAAGGAGATGGCCAAGACGCAGCTGAAGACGGAGTACCTGCCCTTCACAGCTGTCACCTGGGTCTCCCTAAACTCACTGGTGGCTGTG GGCCATGGCTGCTGCCCAATGCTGTATTCTGTGGATGACATGGGTAAACTGACCTTCGTTACCAAGCTGGACGTGGCTCAGAAGAAAGAGTCAGGAAGCCTCAG CGCCATGAAAAAGTTCCAGTCACTTGATCGCACTGCCCGCTCGGACCAGTCGGACACCACCCTGGCTACCATCCACCAGAACACCATCACCGGTGTTGCCATTTACTCTGGGGACAAGGCCAACTGCTCTTCCATCTCCACCTGCGGCGCCGACTCTCAGCTCGTCATCTGGAACTTCAAG CTTCTGGAGCAGTCGGTGGCAGATCTTCGTCTTACCTAA
- the LOC126994321 gene encoding nuclear transcription factor Y subunit beta-like has protein sequence MKKTGTKAKNKSRINSVPCDDSVHIGDPGKDDGTMESVLASVHPGDAGVKLKAEGHAGSSGGLLETVEEVVEAPWGDMPGPDLSQAYVVDLTQQFNRVFVQTTFNSFKERQQQQAGGGSIGKMEGAESDDIGASFLTSEQYMVEGHSVHSQQHDDEDKEDVPHLLREQDRFLPIANVARIMKRGIPKTGKIAKDARECVQECVSEFISFVTSEASDRCHQEKRKTINGEDILWAMNALGFENYVEPLKIYLQKFRESTKGDKPMEGSIEGTYDVDFTNNMATFTADHVNQSEIVCTYGPGQVTQQFTLG, from the exons ATGAAAAAGACGGGCACCAAAGCCAAAAATAAGAGCAGGATCAACTCTGTCCCCTGTGACGACAGTGTCCACATAGGTGACCCTGGGAAGGATGACGGGACCATGGAGTCCGTGCTCGCCTCTGTCCACCCGGGGGACGCTGGGGTCAAGCTGAAGGCCGAGGGCCACGCAGGGAGCTCCGGAGGCCTGCTGGAGacggtggaagaggtggtggaggccccATGGGGGGATATGCCAGGCCCTGACCTCTCCCAGGCCTACGTGGTGGATTTGACGCAACAGTTCAATCGTGTATTCGTCCAGACAACCTTTAATAGTTTCAAAG agaggcagcagcagcaagcaGGAGGAGGCAGTATTGGCAAGATGGAGGGTGCAGAGAGTGATGACATTGGGGCGTCTTTCCTGACCTCCGAACAGTACATGGTGGAGGGCCACAGTGTGCACAGTCAACAACACgatgacgaggacaaggaggatgtGCCTCACCTGCTGCGTGAACAAGACCGCTTCCTCCCCATCGCTAACGTTGCCAGGATAATGAAGCGAGGCATCCCCAAGACGggcaag ATTGCCAAAGATGCCCGGGAGTGTGTACAGGAGTGTGTTAGCGAGTTCATCAGCTTTGTGACCAGCGAGGCCTCAGACAGATGCCACCAG gaaaagaggaagacgattAATGGAGAAGACATCCTGTGGGCAATGAATGCACTTGGCTTTGAGAACTATGTCGAACCACTAAAAATTTACCTTCAGAAGTTCAGAGAG TCCACGAAAGGAGACAAGCCAATGGAAGGGTCAATCGAAGGGACGTACGACGTTGACTTCACCAACAACATGGCAACCTTCACGGCCGATCATGTTAACCAGTCAGAAATTGTGTGTACCTATGGACCAGGCCAAGTGACCCAACAGTTCACGCTAGGCTGA